A part of Rhodopirellula bahusiensis genomic DNA contains:
- a CDS encoding DUF4159 domain-containing protein — protein sequence MAVEIATPQNAPCRADAPSPEQRLKGVLDLFPNEIGGEVTAAFTVGDKTQTCQQSTPLTFARKSFGHRRWILAALILLMGGAAFAQRGYWGRRNRSLPSDRNGVPSWEVDSRFPKDCFTFARIEYDSYGGRSRGGGGCWTDYPDSDLNFSLRLQQLTSMKVNPDPVVIRLTDDELFDYPFIYIIEPGGLVFSDAEVKALRKYCLNGGFLMVDDFWGDSQYENLRHELQRVFPDRDPFEVPLEHEIFQIVYPLKEKPQVPAINSARRGADGSVGTWEWSRDGSDTSVPHYRAITDDEDRIMVFICHNTDLGDGWEREGEDQWYFDEFSVKKAYPMGINIVTYAMTH from the coding sequence AAATTGGGGGAGAGGTGACAGCGGCGTTCACGGTCGGTGACAAGACGCAAACCTGCCAGCAATCCACCCCTCTAACTTTCGCTCGCAAGTCATTCGGCCATCGTCGTTGGATACTCGCAGCATTGATCCTTTTAATGGGCGGCGCCGCGTTTGCTCAACGAGGATACTGGGGACGTCGCAATCGTTCGCTTCCCTCTGATCGCAATGGTGTGCCCTCTTGGGAAGTTGATTCACGATTCCCGAAGGACTGCTTCACGTTTGCTCGCATCGAATACGATTCCTACGGCGGTCGCAGCCGAGGTGGCGGAGGATGCTGGACCGATTATCCCGACAGCGACCTGAACTTCTCGCTTCGGTTGCAGCAACTCACCTCCATGAAGGTCAACCCTGACCCGGTGGTCATCCGACTGACCGACGATGAACTCTTCGACTACCCGTTCATCTACATCATCGAACCTGGTGGCCTCGTTTTCTCTGACGCGGAGGTGAAAGCACTTCGCAAGTACTGCCTCAACGGTGGCTTCTTGATGGTGGACGATTTCTGGGGCGATTCGCAGTACGAAAATCTGCGGCACGAACTTCAACGTGTGTTCCCTGATCGCGATCCTTTTGAGGTTCCACTGGAACACGAGATCTTTCAGATCGTTTACCCACTTAAAGAGAAACCCCAAGTCCCCGCCATCAACTCCGCCAGGCGTGGTGCCGATGGCAGCGTTGGGACGTGGGAATGGTCGCGAGATGGAAGTGACACCAGCGTCCCTCATTATCGCGCCATCACCGATGATGAAGATCGCATCATGGTCTTCATCTGCCACAACACTGACTTGGGCGACGGATGGGAACGAGAAGGCGAAGACCAGTGGTACTTCGATGAGTTCTCCGTCAAAAAAGCCTATCCAATGGGCATCAACATCGTGACTTATGCGATGACCCACTGA
- a CDS encoding AAA family ATPase: MTHEDEAQVVEQIREGRERIVQELSKVIIGQEEVIEQLLICLFAGGHCLITGAPGLAKTLLVSSVAKIFHLNFQRIQFTPDLMPADITGTEILEQSADGHRKLEFVKGPIFANVILADEINRTPPKTQAALLEAMQEHQVTAGGHRFELDEPFFVLATQNPIEMEGTYPLPEAQLDRFLFNVLIDYLPPKDELAVVMQTTSTKPEPIVPIFTGEDVARFHAAVRRVPIAESIAAYAVRLVAATRPGRDGTPDFVNQYASWGAGLRAAQTLVLGAKARALLNGHAHVRTEDIQALAHPTLRHRVLLSYRAEAEGFNVENLVTRLLQEIPTEV, encoded by the coding sequence ATGACCCACGAAGACGAAGCCCAAGTGGTGGAGCAAATTCGCGAAGGACGAGAGCGGATCGTCCAAGAACTTTCCAAGGTCATCATCGGCCAAGAAGAAGTCATCGAGCAGCTTCTGATCTGCTTGTTCGCGGGTGGCCACTGCTTGATCACTGGAGCACCAGGGCTGGCGAAAACCTTGCTGGTAAGCAGCGTCGCGAAAATTTTCCACTTGAATTTCCAGCGGATCCAGTTCACGCCCGATTTGATGCCAGCCGACATCACAGGAACCGAAATTCTGGAGCAGTCCGCCGATGGCCATCGAAAGCTGGAATTCGTCAAAGGCCCAATTTTTGCCAACGTGATCTTGGCCGACGAGATCAACCGAACACCACCAAAGACGCAAGCCGCGTTGCTCGAAGCAATGCAAGAGCATCAAGTCACCGCCGGCGGCCACCGCTTTGAACTGGATGAACCGTTCTTCGTGCTGGCGACCCAAAACCCGATTGAGATGGAGGGAACCTATCCGCTGCCCGAAGCCCAACTTGATCGTTTTCTGTTCAATGTTTTGATCGACTACTTGCCTCCCAAAGACGAGTTGGCCGTGGTCATGCAAACCACGTCGACCAAGCCGGAACCGATCGTGCCCATCTTCACCGGCGAAGATGTCGCTCGATTCCACGCCGCCGTCCGTCGCGTTCCCATCGCCGAATCAATCGCCGCCTACGCCGTGCGTTTGGTCGCCGCGACACGGCCCGGACGAGATGGAACGCCCGACTTTGTCAACCAATACGCATCCTGGGGCGCGGGACTTCGGGCCGCTCAAACATTGGTGCTCGGTGCGAAAGCGAGAGCACTGCTCAATGGCCACGCCCACGTCCGAACCGAAGACATCCAGGCTCTTGCTCACCCAACGCTTCGGCACCGAGTTTTGCTGAGTTATCGAGCCGAAGCCGAAGGTTTCAACGTTGAGAACTTGGTCACACGACTTCTTCAAGAAATCCCAACGGAAGTCTGA